In Candidatus Zixiibacteriota bacterium, the sequence CCGCACCGGCCCCGGGAACCGCGCCGGCCGCGCCGCCGAAGCCGAAAGTCGACGTGACTATTCCGAAGTTCGAACCGCTTCCGGCCGCCCAGCGCGAAACGCGCAAGCCGCTGGTTGGCGTGCGAAAACTAATCGCCGATCATATGGTGCGGTCCGTGCAGATTTCGCCGCACGTTACGACGTTCGAAGATATCGACATGACGGATCTGGTCCGTTACCGCGACGAGATAAAAGCCGATTTCAAGGCGACCTACGGGGCCAACATCACGTTCATGCCGTTTATCATCAAGGCGGCCTGCGTGGCGCTTAAGGAGTTCCCGACGATCAACGCGTCGCTGACCGAAAAAGAAATCATCCTGAAGAACTACTACAACATCGGTATAGCGGTCGCTCGCGATGAGGGGCTGATCGTTCCCGTCATCAAAGACGCGGACAAGAAAACGATTGTCGAACTGGCGGTCGAAATAGCCTCGATCGGCGAGAAGGCGCGTACCAACAAATTGACGCCGGACGACGTATCCGACGGCACTTTCTCGCTCACCAACGCCGGGATGTTCGGCGCGACGGCCTCGACACCGATCATCAGCCAGCCGCAGGTGGCCATTCTCGGCATACATCAGATTGTCAAGCGGCCGTGGGTCGTCGACGGAGAAATTGTCATCCGCGACATCTCCAGTTTCGGCATGTCGTTCGACCATCGGTTGATCGACGGTCACACGGCGGTGCAGTTCCTCCACCGCGTGCATGAATATCTCGCCGATGCGCGCCGGCTTCTGATGAACCTGCGCTGAACAGACGGGGCATGAAGACGGTTTCCGCCGAAACGACATACGGGTGGGTACTGAGACTGGACCGGGCCGACTACGGCCGGGTCCTTTCGTTTCAGCGGGGGCTCGT encodes:
- a CDS encoding dihydrolipoamide acetyltransferase family protein, which gives rise to MVSDVLVPQMGESVLEGTILEWKVKVGDKVEINQPLVELMTDKVNVEIPAETAGVLTQQFAQVGEVVPVGSRIATIDDGKESAAAPDSKGGATSAPPKPSAAATKAAAPPASRPVVPPPPRPEVKGTAAAGKGKMSPKVRMLVREYGVDPKAIIPTGKDGLVTVDDVMRTVEDRSVSAGFTMGPIPAPPRPMTMGVAAREAAAPAPGTAPAAPPKPKVDVTIPKFEPLPAAQRETRKPLVGVRKLIADHMVRSVQISPHVTTFEDIDMTDLVRYRDEIKADFKATYGANITFMPFIIKAACVALKEFPTINASLTEKEIILKNYYNIGIAVARDEGLIVPVIKDADKKTIVELAVEIASIGEKARTNKLTPDDVSDGTFSLTNAGMFGATASTPIISQPQVAILGIHQIVKRPWVVDGEIVIRDISSFGMSFDHRLIDGHTAVQFLHRVHEYLADARRLLMNLR